From the Paraburkholderia sp. PREW-6R genome, one window contains:
- a CDS encoding cation diffusion facilitator family transporter, producing the protein MPAAAQSAEKQRVARKSTFVSIALNMVLMALQIVVGLFAQSQALIADGLHSLADLISDFVVLIANRHSGVKPDADHNYGHSRYETVASLFLGALLIAVGVGMLWRAGVRLTALQDIPAVHVSAFVVAVLVLVSKEALFRYMLREAQRVRSALLIANAWHARSDAASSLVVAIGIIGSLAGVRLLDPIAAAIVGFMVARMGWTFGWDALQDLSDRALDEAASADIRALLLSTPGVRDVHDMRTRKTGDFALVDAHILVDPLISVSEGHFIAESARLRLLGDSRVLDALIHVDPENDLVGHPPVDLPARESVVAEVDATLAAAGLKAASVNIHYLTAGLDVEVVLLGSQDRDDTASRVAQTEARIDLGALRQRLGARRLELLQEVDACDAGVAASAEAANPA; encoded by the coding sequence ATGCCTGCCGCCGCCCAGTCCGCTGAGAAACAACGTGTTGCGCGCAAAAGCACCTTCGTGAGTATCGCGCTCAACATGGTGCTGATGGCGCTCCAGATTGTCGTCGGCTTGTTCGCCCAGTCGCAGGCGTTGATTGCAGACGGTCTCCATTCGCTTGCTGATCTGATTTCCGACTTCGTCGTTCTGATTGCCAACCGGCACAGCGGCGTCAAACCCGATGCAGACCATAATTACGGGCACAGCCGCTACGAAACGGTCGCGTCGCTCTTTCTCGGTGCGCTGCTGATCGCGGTCGGCGTGGGTATGTTGTGGCGCGCGGGAGTGCGGCTCACCGCGCTGCAGGATATTCCGGCCGTCCACGTGAGCGCTTTTGTCGTGGCAGTGCTCGTGCTGGTTTCCAAAGAAGCGCTGTTTCGCTACATGCTGCGCGAGGCGCAACGCGTACGCTCTGCGTTGCTGATCGCTAACGCGTGGCATGCGAGGTCGGACGCGGCGTCCTCGCTCGTGGTGGCGATCGGCATCATCGGCAGCCTTGCAGGCGTGCGTTTGCTCGATCCGATTGCGGCGGCGATCGTCGGCTTCATGGTGGCGCGCATGGGCTGGACGTTTGGCTGGGATGCGTTGCAGGACCTGTCCGACCGCGCGCTCGACGAAGCCGCGTCCGCCGACATTCGCGCGCTGCTGCTTTCCACCCCCGGCGTGCGCGACGTGCACGACATGCGCACGCGCAAAACCGGCGACTTCGCGCTCGTCGACGCGCACATTCTGGTCGATCCGCTCATCTCGGTTTCCGAAGGGCACTTCATCGCCGAGTCGGCACGGCTACGTCTGCTTGGCGACAGCCGCGTGCTGGACGCGCTGATCCATGTCGACCCCGAGAACGATCTGGTTGGTCACCCGCCGGTCGATCTGCCGGCGCGAGAATCCGTGGTGGCAGAAGTGGACGCTACCCTCGCGGCGGCCGGCTTGAAAGCGGCTTCGGTGAATATTCACTACCTGACTGCAGGCCTCGACGTCGAGGTGGTGCTGCTCGGGTCGCAGGACCGCGACGACACCGCTTCGCGCGTTGCGCAAACCGAAGCGCGCATCGATCTCGGCGCGCTGAGACAGCGGCTCGGCGCGCGCCGGCTCGAATTGCTGCAAGAGGTCGATGCGTGTGACGCGGGCGTGGCGGCGTCAGCTGAAGCTGCCAATCCGGCTTAG
- a CDS encoding Lrp/AsnC family transcriptional regulator — MTLDTFSQKILRLLQLDARRSVQEISDQVGLSSTPCWRRIKDMEQSGVIQRYTALLDREKLGLHVCALAHIHLTRHTEGGVEQFEREIATCPEVTECYSTTGESDYILKIVAPDIKAYDSFLHERIFKIPAVAQVRTSVVLREIKFDTQLPL; from the coding sequence TTGACACTCGATACGTTCTCACAAAAAATCCTGCGCCTGCTGCAGCTCGACGCACGCCGCTCAGTCCAAGAAATCTCCGACCAGGTGGGCCTGTCGAGCACCCCTTGCTGGCGGCGCATCAAGGACATGGAGCAGTCGGGCGTAATTCAACGCTACACGGCGCTGCTCGATCGCGAAAAGCTTGGACTGCATGTGTGCGCGTTGGCGCATATCCATCTGACGCGGCACACCGAAGGCGGCGTCGAACAGTTCGAGCGTGAAATTGCCACCTGCCCGGAAGTCACCGAGTGCTACAGCACGACGGGCGAATCCGATTACATCCTGAAGATCGTCGCGCCCGACATCAAGGCGTACGACAGCTTTCTGCACGAGCGCATTTTCAAGATTCCCGCCGTCGCCCAGGTTCGCACTAGCGTCGTGCTGCGCGAGATCAAGTTCGATACGCAGTTGCCGCTTTGA
- a CDS encoding exonuclease, whose amino-acid sequence MSSEIYVSTDVEADGPIPGPHSMLSFASAAYTEDKKLISTFSANLELLDGASPHPVQEAWWKTQPEAWEACRKDLQRPEAALAAYVTWVEALPGKPVFVAMPAGFDFTYMFWYMMRFVGRCPFSWSALDIKTLAFAMTGLPYRKNIKPRFPKHWFDEHPHTHVALDDAIEQGALFCNMLKDLRAIQAAAPQSALSAGQAPDHSAETPAE is encoded by the coding sequence ATGAGCAGCGAAATCTACGTGAGCACCGACGTCGAAGCGGATGGTCCCATTCCCGGCCCGCACTCCATGCTCAGTTTTGCGTCCGCCGCGTACACGGAAGACAAGAAGCTGATCAGCACCTTCTCGGCGAACCTTGAATTGCTGGACGGCGCGTCACCGCACCCTGTTCAGGAGGCATGGTGGAAGACGCAACCCGAGGCGTGGGAAGCCTGCCGCAAGGATCTGCAACGTCCCGAGGCCGCGCTGGCTGCTTACGTGACGTGGGTCGAGGCGTTGCCGGGCAAGCCGGTATTCGTCGCGATGCCGGCGGGTTTCGACTTCACCTACATGTTCTGGTACATGATGCGGTTCGTCGGACGCTGCCCGTTTTCGTGGTCGGCACTAGACATCAAGACGCTTGCGTTCGCGATGACCGGCTTGCCGTATCGCAAGAACATCAAGCCGCGCTTTCCGAAGCACTGGTTCGACGAGCATCCGCACACGCACGTCGCGCTCGACGACGCGATCGAACAGGGTGCGCTCTTCTGCAACATGCTGAAGGATTTGCGCGCGATCCAGGCTGCGGCTCCGCAGTCGGCACTTTCAGCCGGACAAGCGCCGGATCACTCAGCAGAAACTCCCGCCGAGTAA
- a CDS encoding MBL fold metallo-hydrolase, which produces MKVTLIPVTPFQQNSSLLVCEATGRAAVVDPGGDLDVIQAEIARQNATVEKIFLTHGHIDHCAGAKTLAAHYGVPIEGPHPDERFWLDKLPDQSTRFGFPAADAFEPDRWLHNGDTVQFGGETLEVYHCPGHTPGHVIFFSREHRLALVGDVLFAGSIGRTDFPRGNHADLVRSIRERLWPLGDDVTFVPGHGPTSTFGAERQSNPYVADGVQA; this is translated from the coding sequence ATGAAAGTCACGTTGATCCCCGTCACGCCGTTTCAGCAGAACAGCTCGCTCCTCGTTTGCGAGGCGACAGGACGCGCGGCCGTCGTCGATCCGGGCGGCGACCTCGATGTCATTCAGGCGGAGATCGCGCGCCAGAATGCGACCGTCGAAAAAATCTTTCTGACGCATGGCCATATCGATCACTGCGCGGGCGCGAAGACACTGGCCGCTCACTACGGCGTGCCGATCGAGGGCCCGCATCCTGACGAGCGCTTCTGGCTGGACAAGCTGCCGGATCAGAGCACGCGCTTCGGCTTTCCCGCAGCGGACGCGTTCGAGCCGGACCGTTGGCTGCACAACGGCGACACCGTGCAGTTCGGCGGCGAGACCCTGGAGGTCTATCACTGCCCGGGCCACACGCCAGGCCATGTGATTTTTTTCAGCCGCGAGCATCGGCTTGCGCTCGTTGGCGACGTGCTATTTGCCGGCTCGATCGGCCGCACGGATTTTCCGCGTGGCAATCATGCGGACCTGGTGCGCTCGATCCGCGAACGACTCTGGCCGCTCGGCGACGACGTCACCTTCGTGCCGGGCCACGGTCCCACGTCCACCTTTGGCGCCGAGCGTCAGAGCAATCCCTACGTCGCCGATGGAGTGCAAGCATGA
- a CDS encoding septal ring lytic transglycosylase RlpA family protein, translating into MRLDNVITRLMKTRLTRGLGTLFAFFALAGCATPPGADTSSASGVPQGTKNAQAESFGPQSFGSAPASDVAAHGPSLADAKPLTDDGADVSDFHQTGRASWYGRGFHGHRTANGERYDMHALTAAHRTLPLGSYVRVTNPATSRSVVVRINDRGPYARGRVIDLSMAAANVLDMRHAGTARVQIEGLTQQEAREARNEMLASNSDSTAEK; encoded by the coding sequence ATGCGGCTCGACAATGTGATTACACGTCTTATGAAAACTCGGTTAACCCGTGGTCTGGGGACTCTTTTTGCCTTTTTTGCGCTCGCCGGCTGCGCGACGCCTCCTGGCGCCGATACCAGCTCCGCAAGCGGCGTGCCGCAGGGCACGAAAAACGCGCAGGCAGAGTCGTTCGGGCCACAATCTTTTGGCAGCGCGCCGGCCTCCGACGTTGCCGCCCACGGTCCCTCACTCGCTGACGCCAAGCCGCTCACGGACGATGGCGCCGACGTCTCGGACTTCCATCAGACCGGCCGCGCGTCCTGGTATGGTCGTGGCTTCCACGGTCACCGCACTGCAAACGGCGAGCGCTACGACATGCATGCGCTGACCGCGGCGCATCGCACGCTGCCGCTCGGCTCGTACGTACGTGTGACCAATCCGGCCACGTCGCGCTCGGTCGTCGTACGGATCAACGATCGCGGCCCGTATGCGCGTGGTCGCGTGATCGACCTTTCAATGGCCGCCGCGAATGTACTCGACATGCGTCATGCCGGCACCGCCCGCGTGCAGATTGAAGGTTTGACGCAGCAGGAAGCGCGTGAAGCGCGTAACGAGATGCTGGCGTCGAACTCGGATTCAACCGCCGAGAAGTGA
- the rsmI gene encoding 16S rRNA (cytidine(1402)-2'-O)-methyltransferase, which translates to MTPLSELAQGQQYPAAALYVVATPIGNIADISLRALHVLGLVDRIAAEDTRNTGQLLARYGISKPLVAVHQHNEREAALRLVEHLQAGERVAYVSDAGTPGISDPGAKLVDAVREAGFQIVPLPGASALATALSAAGDWVATFSFLGFLPPKAKARAAALQALLRHPHAMVFYEAPHRIVETVQALADAFGGERRLLIARELTKLHEALHRGTLAEAPAWLAADANRQRGEFVLVVEGAQPEATGEHDHDALLGILLEELSVSSAAKVAASITGASKNALYARALALKKEEE; encoded by the coding sequence ATGACTCCTCTCTCCGAACTCGCGCAAGGGCAGCAGTACCCCGCCGCCGCGCTGTATGTGGTGGCCACGCCGATCGGCAACATCGCCGACATCTCGTTGCGCGCGCTGCACGTGCTCGGACTGGTGGACCGCATTGCCGCCGAGGACACCCGCAACACGGGCCAACTGCTCGCGCGCTACGGCATCTCGAAGCCGCTCGTCGCGGTCCACCAGCACAACGAGCGCGAAGCGGCGCTGCGTCTGGTCGAGCATTTGCAGGCCGGCGAACGTGTCGCCTATGTCTCGGATGCGGGCACGCCAGGCATCTCGGACCCCGGCGCGAAACTCGTCGACGCGGTGCGCGAAGCCGGCTTCCAGATCGTCCCACTGCCCGGCGCAAGCGCGCTCGCGACCGCGCTGAGCGCGGCCGGCGACTGGGTCGCGACATTCTCGTTCCTCGGCTTTCTGCCGCCGAAGGCCAAGGCGCGTGCCGCCGCGCTGCAAGCGCTGCTCAGGCACCCCCACGCGATGGTGTTCTACGAAGCGCCGCATCGAATCGTGGAAACGGTGCAGGCGTTGGCCGACGCGTTCGGCGGCGAACGCAGGCTGCTGATCGCGCGAGAGCTGACAAAGTTACATGAAGCGCTCCACCGTGGCACCCTGGCCGAAGCGCCAGCATGGCTCGCAGCCGACGCTAACCGTCAACGCGGCGAATTTGTTCTGGTCGTGGAAGGGGCGCAACCGGAAGCCACCGGCGAGCACGATCACGACGCGTTGCTCGGCATTCTGCTGGAAGAGTTGTCGGTGAGCAGCGCGGCGAAGGTCGCGGCAAGCATCACCGGTGCGTCCAAGAACGCGCTGTATGCGCGCGCACTGGCGCTGAAAAAGGAAGAGGAATAA
- a CDS encoding YraN family protein — protein sequence MTASAGALKTPHNFSRPVGSKLVGAAFELRAQEFLQRQRLRFVARNVVCRGGEIDLVMRDRDGALVFIEVRARAQRQYGGAAASVGWQKKQRIVRAAQHYLARCSRVSQEQPACRFDVIAFEAGRLIWLRDAFRADEV from the coding sequence GTGACTGCATCCGCTGGCGCATTGAAAACGCCGCACAACTTTTCCAGACCGGTCGGGTCCAAACTCGTCGGCGCGGCGTTCGAGTTACGGGCGCAGGAGTTTTTGCAACGCCAGCGTTTGCGTTTCGTCGCGCGTAATGTGGTGTGCCGGGGAGGAGAAATCGATCTGGTGATGCGCGATCGGGATGGCGCGTTGGTGTTCATCGAGGTACGCGCGCGAGCGCAGCGTCAGTATGGAGGCGCGGCGGCGAGCGTCGGCTGGCAGAAGAAACAGCGCATTGTGCGGGCGGCGCAGCACTATCTCGCGCGCTGCAGCCGCGTTTCGCAAGAGCAGCCCGCGTGCCGTTTCGACGTAATCGCGTTTGAAGCCGGCCGCCTGATCTGGTTACGCGACGCCTTTCGCGCCGACGAAGTCTGA
- a CDS encoding phosphoheptose isomerase, translating into MSVERIQQHFRDSAAVKLEALETLSMPILAAIDTMFAALANGNRILACGNGGSAGDAQHFAAELIGRFERERPGLPAIALTTDTSVLTAIANDYSFEQIFSKQVWALGQPGDVLLAISTSGNSGNVVAAVEAAHEREMIVIALTGKGGGRMQDVLSDTDIHLCVPSDRTARIQEVHLLTIHCLCDGIDAMLLGED; encoded by the coding sequence ATGTCAGTCGAACGCATTCAACAACACTTCCGCGACAGCGCGGCAGTCAAACTCGAAGCCCTCGAAACCCTGTCGATGCCGATCCTTGCTGCGATCGACACGATGTTCGCCGCGCTTGCCAACGGCAACCGCATTCTCGCGTGCGGCAATGGCGGGTCGGCGGGCGACGCGCAGCACTTCGCCGCTGAACTGATTGGCCGCTTCGAACGCGAGCGGCCAGGTTTGCCGGCGATTGCGCTGACCACCGACACGTCCGTGCTGACCGCCATCGCCAACGACTACTCGTTCGAGCAGATCTTCTCGAAGCAGGTATGGGCGCTCGGTCAGCCGGGCGACGTGTTGCTGGCGATCAGCACGTCGGGCAATTCCGGCAATGTCGTCGCCGCCGTCGAAGCCGCGCACGAGCGCGAGATGATCGTAATCGCGCTGACCGGCAAAGGCGGCGGCCGCATGCAGGACGTGTTAAGCGATACCGATATCCATCTATGCGTGCCGTCCGATCGCACCGCGCGTATCCAGGAAGTGCATTTGCTGACCATCCATTGTCTTTGCGACGGCATCGATGCGATGTTGCTGGGCGAAGATTGA
- a CDS encoding BON domain-containing protein, with product MSVFRVKKTLVRTVLVVGFAAGLSATLQGCFLAVAGAAGGGALVATDRRTLGAQTEDRELQVKALSQISQNLPDSAHVNVTVFNRRVLLTGEVAGDASKQRAESIVRQLNNVSTIVNELAIMPASSFSSRTNDTYLETRVKTALIAEKDLSANNFKVVAERGSVYLMGLVTMDEGNRGADVASRVPGVVQVVKVFQYIQPQEAAAAAAASATAPVAASQPDASAPTVGAIPDSSVSSRPLEQQAPAPVSNSNSVHPGNPKATAP from the coding sequence ATGAGCGTATTCCGCGTCAAGAAGACACTGGTGAGAACCGTGCTGGTGGTGGGGTTCGCGGCGGGGCTGTCCGCGACGTTGCAGGGTTGCTTTCTCGCCGTGGCCGGCGCGGCGGGTGGCGGCGCGCTCGTGGCGACCGACCGCCGCACGCTTGGCGCACAGACCGAAGATCGCGAGTTGCAGGTGAAGGCGCTTTCGCAGATCAGTCAGAACTTGCCCGACTCCGCGCACGTCAACGTGACCGTGTTCAACCGGCGTGTGCTGTTGACCGGTGAGGTGGCGGGCGATGCGTCGAAGCAGCGTGCCGAGAGCATCGTGCGTCAATTGAACAACGTCAGTACGATCGTCAACGAACTGGCGATCATGCCGGCGAGCTCGTTCTCGTCGCGTACCAACGATACGTATCTCGAAACGCGCGTGAAAACGGCGTTGATTGCCGAGAAGGATCTTTCGGCGAACAACTTCAAGGTGGTCGCCGAGCGCGGGTCGGTGTATCTGATGGGTCTCGTCACCATGGATGAAGGCAATCGTGGCGCCGATGTCGCGAGCCGGGTGCCGGGCGTGGTGCAGGTGGTGAAGGTGTTCCAGTACATACAGCCGCAGGAAGCGGCGGCTGCCGCGGCGGCTTCGGCGACGGCGCCCGTAGCGGCTTCGCAACCGGATGCGAGTGCGCCGACGGTGGGGGCGATTCCGGATTCGTCGGTGAGTTCGCGCCCGCTCGAGCAGCAGGCGCCGGCGCCGGTTTCCAATTCGAACTCGGTGCATCCGGGCAATCCGAAGGCGACTGCGCCATGA
- a CDS encoding c-type cytochrome, with translation MRLVGFAVGVGLGMMVVSSLVFAADAVGAGGAGGAGGAGGAVGAARGQAIANSNACMGCHAVDRKLVGPSFQQIAARYKGDASAPAKLARKVKEGGSGVWGMIPMPAHQSMSDADIRTVVDWVLAGAPGK, from the coding sequence ATGAGGTTGGTCGGCTTTGCTGTGGGCGTGGGCTTGGGGATGATGGTTGTGTCGTCGTTGGTTTTTGCGGCTGACGCGGTTGGCGCAGGCGGTGCAGGCGGTGCAGGCGGTGCAGGCGGCGCGGTTGGCGCTGCGCGCGGGCAGGCCATCGCGAATTCGAATGCTTGCATGGGGTGTCATGCGGTCGATCGCAAACTCGTGGGGCCGTCGTTTCAACAAATCGCTGCCCGATATAAAGGGGATGCTTCCGCGCCGGCGAAGTTGGCGCGCAAGGTGAAAGAGGGCGGGTCCGGCGTTTGGGGGATGATTCCTATGCCTGCCCATCAGTCGATGAGTGATGCGGATATCAGGACGGTGGTGGATTGGGTGCTGGCGGGGGCGCCGGGGAAGTGA
- a CDS encoding integrase arm-type DNA-binding domain-containing protein — protein MPLTDVAVRNAKPRDKLYRLFDERGMYLEVSAAGGKWWRLKYRFDGKEKRLSLGTYPDVSLKDARDRRDEARKLLANGVDPSVERKVQKAATIERAANSFEAVAREWFARQSPGWATTHAEKVMGRLEKDVFPWLGGRAIADIKSPEVLTVLRRVEARGALDTAHRVHQNCGQVFRYAIATGRAERDVSADLRGALPPARHTHFASVTEPAEVAGLLRALDGFAGTFVVQCALRLAPLLFVRPGELRTAQWAQIDLDKAQWRYRVSKTKTEHLVPLATQAVAILRDLYALTGQREYVFPGRDVKKPMSGAAINAALRRMGFDTKEEITGHGFRAMARTILHEQLRFPGEVIEHQLAHRVPDSLGTAYNRTKFIDDRIVMMQKWADYLDRLKSDA, from the coding sequence ATGCCCCTCACCGACGTAGCGGTTCGTAATGCCAAGCCGAGGGACAAGCTTTATCGTCTTTTTGATGAGAGGGGCATGTACCTCGAAGTTTCAGCTGCCGGCGGCAAGTGGTGGCGCTTGAAGTACAGGTTTGATGGGAAAGAAAAGCGACTATCGCTCGGCACCTATCCAGATGTCAGTTTAAAGGACGCACGAGATCGCCGGGATGAGGCCCGCAAGCTTTTGGCCAACGGTGTCGACCCGAGCGTGGAGCGCAAGGTGCAAAAGGCCGCCACAATCGAGCGTGCGGCGAACAGCTTTGAAGCGGTAGCTCGCGAGTGGTTTGCACGACAGTCTCCGGGATGGGCTACCACTCATGCCGAGAAAGTTATGGGGCGCCTTGAAAAAGATGTATTTCCCTGGTTAGGGGGACGCGCGATCGCGGATATCAAATCCCCTGAAGTATTGACCGTGCTGCGCCGGGTTGAAGCGCGCGGTGCACTCGACACTGCCCATCGGGTTCATCAGAACTGTGGCCAAGTGTTTCGTTATGCGATCGCAACAGGGAGAGCAGAGCGCGACGTAAGCGCCGATCTAAGAGGCGCTCTTCCACCCGCGCGACACACACATTTCGCATCCGTGACGGAGCCTGCTGAGGTTGCGGGTCTGCTTCGGGCACTTGACGGTTTTGCAGGGACATTTGTCGTTCAGTGTGCTTTGCGTCTTGCCCCGCTACTATTTGTTCGTCCCGGCGAGCTGAGGACAGCGCAATGGGCGCAAATCGATCTTGACAAGGCGCAGTGGCGCTATAGGGTTTCAAAAACCAAGACTGAGCACCTTGTGCCACTGGCGACTCAAGCCGTTGCGATCTTGCGCGACTTGTACGCGCTCACCGGCCAACGCGAGTATGTCTTTCCCGGTCGGGACGTTAAGAAGCCGATGAGTGGTGCCGCGATTAACGCTGCCTTGAGGCGGATGGGGTTCGATACTAAAGAGGAGATTACTGGTCACGGTTTTCGAGCCATGGCGCGAACGATCTTGCATGAACAGCTACGCTTCCCGGGTGAGGTAATCGAGCATCAGCTTGCGCACAGGGTCCCTGACTCACTTGGCACGGCCTACAACCGGACGAAGTTCATTGACGATCGCATTGTGATGATGCAGAAGTGGGCAGACTATCTGGACCGGCTGAAATCCGACGCATAG
- a CDS encoding AlpA family phage regulatory protein → MVAQIQIGLTILRRREVEVATGLSRSTIYARIKDKTFPAAIQLGPRAVGWRAADIDDFLASPATYRAEH, encoded by the coding sequence ATGGTGGCACAAATTCAAATTGGACTGACGATCCTGCGACGCAGAGAGGTAGAAGTTGCAACCGGGCTCTCTCGTTCGACTATCTATGCCCGTATTAAAGATAAGACTTTTCCCGCTGCGATACAACTTGGGCCGCGTGCTGTGGGCTGGAGAGCCGCGGACATTGACGATTTTCTTGCTTCCCCCGCCACCTACCGTGCAGAGCATTGA
- a CDS encoding P-loop NTPase, whose amino-acid sequence MILLIAAEKGGVGKSTIATNLAVHLTTTRSGRCLGRY is encoded by the coding sequence ATGATCTTGCTGATCGCAGCGGAAAAAGGGGGCGTCGGTAAATCGACAATCGCCACGAATCTGGCCGTGCATCTTACCACTACAAGGAGTGGACGTTGTCTTGGTCGATACTGA
- a CDS encoding ParA family protein, whose product MVDTDGQATAARFAGRRDEAGYTPIVRCVQRTCEVASTLLDLAVRYQVVLVDAGGRDSREMRSAMAVANLVLVPTKASQADLETFPKLNELIGLARVLNPALRAAVLLSMAPSNPMIREVDDARELLAEFNQLKVADTIIRDRKIYRDALLSGKGVTELGNSQARAEIQLLAQEFFDLS is encoded by the coding sequence TTGGTCGATACTGACGGTCAGGCGACGGCGGCCCGGTTCGCCGGGAGGCGAGACGAGGCCGGTTACACGCCTATCGTGCGGTGCGTCCAGCGCACGTGCGAGGTCGCCTCGACGCTGCTTGATCTTGCAGTTCGCTATCAGGTGGTGCTGGTCGACGCGGGGGGGCGGGATTCACGCGAAATGCGCTCCGCAATGGCCGTGGCGAACCTTGTTCTCGTGCCAACTAAGGCCAGTCAGGCGGACTTGGAGACGTTCCCTAAGCTCAACGAGCTGATAGGTCTTGCGCGGGTACTAAATCCGGCCCTGCGGGCAGCCGTGCTTCTTTCCATGGCGCCATCGAATCCGATGATTCGTGAAGTCGATGACGCAAGAGAACTACTAGCTGAATTCAATCAACTCAAGGTCGCCGACACAATCATCCGGGATCGAAAGATCTATCGCGATGCGCTGCTTTCCGGTAAAGGCGTCACCGAACTTGGCAACAGTCAAGCGCGCGCGGAAATTCAGCTTCTGGCGCAAGAATTTTTCGATCTCAGCTGA
- a CDS encoding HAD family hydrolase: MTRYFVATQVVDCQGTNLFALAIVGENGAEFYGEAKDPEQTLHDVAVNGFGLSQVARRQDPVISSVRLLNDVALWMCKVPDGCHPVLCYRLGEDRQRLEQLLGDRFPRLWRMEDVRQQLDAQQHEAYFTQVGATMEHALHHARANLYAFTPLRHRPKTLPWVVSSLADLKLGDDVRAVIFDAFGTLCRIPHPSRPFLRLFNLGERRKFWPTREIVMTRPWDLREAAAALRFNPRPGVIEALESALATELASIELFPEVPGVLAGLRERGIKVAVASNLAKPYAAPLLALLPSGPDVFAWSFEVGYLKPDRRIFHWACEQLGVSPENALMIGDSLRADYQGARSAGLQAIHLRRH, from the coding sequence ATGACGCGGTACTTTGTGGCTACACAGGTAGTTGACTGTCAAGGCACCAATCTCTTCGCTCTCGCAATCGTGGGCGAGAATGGAGCGGAGTTCTACGGCGAAGCAAAAGACCCGGAGCAGACGTTGCACGATGTAGCCGTGAACGGCTTTGGATTGTCGCAGGTCGCCCGAAGGCAAGATCCAGTCATATCGTCGGTTAGGTTGCTGAACGACGTCGCGCTTTGGATGTGCAAAGTGCCAGATGGTTGCCATCCCGTGCTCTGCTATCGCCTCGGGGAGGACCGGCAAAGGCTCGAACAGCTGCTTGGCGACAGGTTCCCGAGGCTTTGGAGGATGGAAGACGTGCGACAGCAGCTGGACGCTCAACAGCACGAGGCCTATTTCACCCAAGTGGGAGCGACTATGGAACACGCGCTGCACCATGCTCGTGCCAATCTCTACGCGTTCACGCCGCTCCGACACAGACCTAAGACGTTGCCGTGGGTAGTATCGAGCTTGGCTGATCTGAAACTTGGCGATGATGTGCGGGCTGTCATTTTCGACGCGTTCGGAACGCTATGCCGGATTCCACACCCGAGTCGCCCATTCTTGCGACTGTTCAATCTTGGCGAAAGAAGAAAATTCTGGCCTACGCGAGAGATAGTCATGACGCGGCCTTGGGACTTGCGCGAAGCAGCCGCTGCCCTGCGATTCAATCCAAGGCCTGGAGTCATCGAGGCGCTGGAATCTGCTCTTGCCACAGAGCTTGCGAGCATTGAGCTTTTCCCGGAAGTCCCCGGTGTACTTGCAGGCCTCCGTGAGCGGGGTATCAAAGTCGCGGTAGCGTCCAATCTGGCAAAACCATATGCGGCCCCACTTCTCGCGCTGCTTCCGAGCGGACCGGATGTATTCGCCTGGTCGTTCGAAGTGGGCTACCTGAAGCCAGATCGTCGAATTTTTCATTGGGCGTGTGAGCAGTTGGGCGTCTCCCCTGAAAACGCGCTCATGATCGGTGACTCGCTGCGAGCAGATTACCAAGGCGCAAGATCCGCCGGTTTGCAGGCGATCCACCTACGACGTCACTGA